The proteins below are encoded in one region of Amycolatopsis acidiphila:
- a CDS encoding SDR family oxidoreductase has translation MPGYLVTGATGLIGRQFTQLLLAQEDTEHVHLLVRASSRDRLAALVTTWPHPEKVTLLTGDLSADRLGVDDQAREELQGRIDHLVHLAALYDITADDETSIRANVDGTRKVVELAADVRAGCLHHVSSVAVAGDHEGVFTEDMFDVGQRLPTAYHRTKFEAERLVREQQEVPWRVYRPAVVVGHSQTGEMDKVDGPYYLFTAIDKLNRVPNLPLVGPDLGDTNIVPVDYVANALVALVRKPNLDGCAFHLVSPKPQPVVSVYNAFARTAGAPTINVQLDERLSKGILRLVKLTEHVPGVSLVRDGFLARLGIPPVLLETMSFPSVFASAATRKQLASSGVEVPRLETYADVLWRYWREHLDPFRARAHGSRGELDGRRVIITGASSGIGRATALKVAAQGGVPLLVARRQHELEEVRDEIVAAGGSASVYPADLTDEESINKLVKQILDEHGRIDMLVNNAGRSIRRSIKLSFDRFHDYERAMAINYFGAVRLILAVLPHMSERKFGHIVNVSSIGVQGIAPRFSAYVASKAALDYFSKIAATETHGDGITFTTIHMPLVRTPMIRPTKIYDAFPTKSPDQAAEMVLRALKDRPKHIGTPEGYLIQAAYTFLPGLVDAVAYEGFRIFPDSAAAGGTGEIKFGKGERHLSKAATRLIRLTRGFHW, from the coding sequence ATGCCCGGCTATCTCGTGACCGGCGCGACCGGCCTGATCGGCCGTCAGTTCACCCAGCTCCTGCTGGCTCAGGAGGACACCGAGCACGTCCACCTGCTGGTCCGCGCATCGTCCCGCGACCGGCTCGCGGCGCTGGTGACCACCTGGCCGCATCCGGAGAAGGTCACGCTCCTCACCGGCGACCTCTCCGCCGACCGGCTCGGCGTCGACGACCAGGCCCGCGAGGAGCTGCAGGGCCGGATCGATCATCTGGTGCACCTCGCCGCGCTGTACGACATCACCGCCGACGACGAGACCAGCATCCGGGCCAATGTGGACGGCACCCGCAAGGTCGTCGAGCTCGCCGCCGACGTACGTGCCGGTTGCCTGCACCACGTCTCCTCCGTCGCCGTCGCCGGTGATCACGAAGGGGTCTTCACCGAGGACATGTTCGACGTGGGCCAGCGCCTGCCGACCGCCTACCACCGGACCAAGTTCGAGGCCGAGCGCCTGGTGCGCGAGCAGCAGGAAGTGCCGTGGCGGGTCTACCGCCCCGCCGTCGTGGTCGGGCACTCCCAGACCGGCGAGATGGACAAGGTGGACGGTCCGTACTACCTGTTCACCGCGATCGACAAGCTCAACCGCGTGCCGAACCTGCCGCTCGTCGGCCCGGACCTCGGGGACACGAACATCGTCCCGGTCGACTACGTCGCCAATGCCCTGGTCGCCCTGGTGCGCAAGCCCAACCTCGACGGCTGCGCCTTCCACCTGGTCAGCCCGAAACCCCAGCCCGTCGTGTCGGTCTACAACGCCTTCGCCAGGACCGCCGGTGCGCCGACGATCAACGTGCAGCTCGACGAGCGCCTGTCCAAGGGCATCCTGCGCCTGGTGAAGCTCACCGAGCACGTGCCCGGCGTGTCCCTGGTACGGGACGGGTTCCTGGCGCGCCTGGGTATTCCGCCGGTCCTGCTCGAAACGATGTCGTTCCCGTCGGTCTTCGCCTCCGCGGCCACGCGCAAGCAGCTCGCCTCGAGCGGCGTCGAGGTCCCCCGGCTGGAGACCTACGCGGACGTGCTCTGGCGCTACTGGCGCGAGCACCTCGACCCCTTCCGCGCTCGCGCACACGGCAGCCGCGGTGAGCTCGACGGCCGTCGCGTGATCATCACCGGCGCGTCCTCGGGTATCGGGCGCGCCACCGCCCTCAAGGTCGCCGCCCAGGGCGGCGTCCCGCTGTTGGTCGCCCGGCGGCAGCACGAGCTGGAGGAGGTCCGGGACGAGATCGTCGCGGCGGGCGGCAGCGCCTCGGTCTACCCCGCTGACCTGACCGACGAGGAGTCGATCAACAAGCTCGTCAAGCAGATCCTCGACGAGCACGGCAGGATCGACATGCTCGTCAACAACGCGGGCCGGTCGATCCGCCGGTCGATCAAGCTCTCCTTCGACCGGTTCCACGACTACGAGCGCGCGATGGCGATCAACTACTTCGGCGCCGTGCGGCTCATCCTCGCCGTGCTGCCGCACATGTCCGAGCGCAAGTTCGGGCACATCGTCAACGTCTCCTCGATCGGGGTACAGGGCATCGCCCCCCGGTTCTCCGCCTACGTGGCGTCGAAGGCGGCACTGGACTACTTCAGCAAGATCGCGGCGACCGAGACACACGGCGACGGGATCACCTTCACCACCATCCACATGCCTCTCGTACGGACCCCGATGATCCGGCCAACGAAGATCTACGACGCGTTTCCCACAAAATCCCCCGATCAGGCGGCGGAGATGGTTCTGCGGGCGCTGAAGGACCGGCCGAAGCACATCGGAACCCCGGAGGGATACCTCATCCAGGCGGCGTACACGTTCCTGCCAGGACTCGTGGATGCCGTGGCGTACGAGGGTTTCCGCATCTTCCCGGACTCCGCCGCGGCGGGCGGCACCGGTGAGATCAAGTTCGGGAAGGGGGAGCGCCATCTGTCCAAGGCCGCGACGCGGCTGATCAGACTGACGCGGGGGTTCCACTGGTGA
- a CDS encoding cell division protein DivIVA, giving the protein MVPERDNALLPLKRDYNQVWHGFDRGQVLQYLDHVEANLRRVMADRDSAMAQASTMSRELENARGEIQRLRTRVEELKRPPERIEDLDERMQRTVELANARAEEIVTRAQVAAEEHWASSTDVSSRLRERYQKLITALESHAEALEAEHKNALDATKSEVQKLTTEAARRRTALDIEAERKRRTIEHDFESSVASQRAALEKHIADQQTASKNQAERRIAEATAEAKRLVDEATARAKQLVAEAAAEAERREDEANRKVQRLDSLSEQAVTRLRRANEVLARSHSSLAPLREESVVDMTRPAPVDAPINLAPGAQPIATFAPPTKVVHPITPKPGPASVGQAPKPPSQRGAGTPSSGTPQPSQSNAPAGGQPTSSAGRQATVPAQPGTPAQSPQAAQTGQPAQTAQAGASGQAAQSEQGASDNGASAQATIPARNAVEGQAAASAPASAEGAGTAKATEAKQADPTKPALPPTKPAQQPVKPQPASSKRK; this is encoded by the coding sequence ATGGTTCCCGAGCGAGACAACGCCCTGCTCCCGCTGAAGCGTGACTACAACCAGGTGTGGCACGGTTTCGACCGTGGCCAGGTGCTGCAGTACCTGGATCACGTCGAGGCGAACCTCCGGCGGGTGATGGCCGATCGTGACTCGGCCATGGCGCAGGCGAGCACGATGTCCCGGGAACTGGAGAACGCCCGCGGGGAGATCCAGCGGCTCCGTACGCGCGTCGAGGAGCTGAAGCGGCCGCCGGAGCGGATCGAGGACCTCGACGAGCGGATGCAGCGCACGGTCGAGCTCGCGAACGCCCGTGCCGAGGAGATCGTCACCAGGGCACAGGTGGCGGCCGAGGAGCACTGGGCGTCGAGCACCGACGTGTCCAGCCGGCTGCGCGAGCGGTACCAGAAGCTGATCACGGCGCTGGAATCACACGCCGAGGCGCTCGAGGCCGAGCACAAGAACGCGCTCGACGCCACCAAGAGCGAGGTCCAGAAGCTCACCACGGAAGCGGCCCGGCGGCGGACAGCGCTGGACATCGAGGCCGAGCGCAAGCGCCGGACCATCGAGCACGACTTCGAGAGCTCCGTCGCGTCACAACGGGCCGCGCTCGAGAAGCACATCGCCGACCAGCAGACGGCGAGCAAGAACCAGGCCGAACGCCGTATCGCCGAAGCGACGGCCGAGGCCAAGCGCCTGGTCGACGAGGCCACCGCGCGGGCCAAGCAGCTGGTCGCGGAAGCCGCGGCGGAAGCCGAGCGCCGTGAAGACGAGGCGAACCGCAAGGTCCAGCGGCTTGACTCGTTGAGCGAGCAGGCCGTGACGAGGCTGCGCAGGGCGAACGAGGTGCTCGCGCGCAGCCACTCGTCGCTGGCGCCGCTGCGGGAGGAGTCGGTGGTCGACATGACGCGCCCCGCTCCGGTCGACGCCCCGATCAACCTCGCGCCCGGGGCCCAGCCCATCGCCACCTTCGCGCCCCCGACGAAGGTCGTCCACCCGATCACCCCCAAGCCGGGACCGGCTTCCGTCGGTCAGGCGCCGAAGCCGCCGAGCCAGCGAGGCGCCGGCACGCCCAGCTCCGGCACACCGCAGCCGTCCCAGTCCAATGCCCCGGCCGGCGGCCAGCCGACCAGTTCGGCGGGACGCCAAGCCACGGTGCCCGCTCAGCCCGGCACTCCGGCTCAGTCGCCTCAGGCCGCCCAGACGGGTCAGCCTGCCCAGACGGCTCAGGCCGGTGCGTCTGGCCAAGCCGCCCAGTCGGAGCAGGGCGCCTCGGACAACGGCGCCTCTGCTCAGGCCACAATTCCAGCCCGGAATGCGGTCGAGGGCCAGGCCGCAGCTTCAGCTCCGGCGAGCGCTGAGGGTGCCGGCACCGCGAAAGCCACCGAGGCGAAGCAGGCAGACCCGACCAAGCCTGCCCTTCCGCCGACGAAGCCCGCGCAGCAGCCAGTCAAGCCGCAACCGGCCTCCTCGAAGCGGAAGTAA
- a CDS encoding amidase family protein: MEATAMELAKSVRAGELDPVRLTERVLDGIETADRVVGAFRKVRAEEAVAEARSLAQRPDLAELPLAGVPVAVKDVTEIAGEYAGWGSAATSTAPSTEDSVVVRRLRAAGAVIVGITRVPELCIWPMSDSPSGIARSPWQPEYTAGGSSGGSAAAVAAGLVPVAHGTDGLGSVRFPAAMCGLVGIKPGADVLAEGGWYGMSAHGSLATTVADAALLLGVLADRPDLAQVGEPGRLRVAVSTDLPLTHAPVPKPLRDAVDRVADVLAAAGHAVERATPRYGTEAALGILGRWFAGPSEQADDLDKALLQPRTQSHVKLGRALRAARLIRPGTKARWLSRAKEFFESYDVLLTPTLATLPPKAERWHERSSLANAVPAVRLAGFAGLWNLAGYPAMSVPASRHPNGLPLGVQLVTTPQGEARLLALAAQLEALNPWPRLPQAGAR; the protein is encoded by the coding sequence ATGGAAGCGACGGCGATGGAGCTGGCGAAGAGCGTCCGGGCCGGTGAGCTCGACCCGGTGCGGCTGACCGAACGGGTGCTCGACGGGATCGAGACGGCCGACCGCGTGGTCGGCGCGTTCCGCAAGGTGCGGGCGGAGGAGGCGGTCGCCGAGGCGCGGTCGCTGGCGCAACGGCCCGATCTGGCCGAGCTGCCGCTCGCCGGGGTGCCGGTCGCGGTCAAGGACGTCACCGAGATCGCCGGCGAGTACGCGGGCTGGGGTTCCGCCGCCACGTCGACCGCACCGTCCACTGAGGACTCGGTGGTGGTGCGGCGGCTGCGGGCGGCCGGCGCGGTGATCGTCGGGATCACGCGGGTGCCGGAACTGTGCATCTGGCCGATGAGCGACTCGCCGAGCGGGATCGCGCGCAGTCCCTGGCAGCCCGAGTACACGGCCGGAGGTTCGTCCGGCGGCAGCGCCGCGGCGGTGGCGGCCGGGCTGGTGCCGGTCGCACACGGCACCGACGGTCTCGGCTCGGTCCGGTTTCCGGCCGCGATGTGCGGGCTGGTGGGCATCAAGCCGGGTGCGGATGTGCTGGCGGAGGGCGGCTGGTACGGGATGTCGGCGCACGGCAGCCTCGCCACGACGGTCGCCGATGCCGCGCTCCTGCTGGGGGTGCTCGCGGACCGGCCGGACCTGGCGCAGGTGGGCGAGCCGGGGCGGTTGCGAGTCGCGGTTTCGACCGATCTGCCGCTGACGCATGCCCCGGTGCCGAAGCCACTGCGCGACGCCGTCGACCGGGTGGCGGATGTGCTCGCGGCGGCGGGTCACGCCGTCGAGCGCGCGACGCCGAGGTACGGGACGGAGGCGGCGCTGGGCATCCTCGGGCGCTGGTTCGCGGGGCCGTCGGAGCAGGCGGACGATCTCGACAAGGCGCTGTTGCAGCCGCGTACGCAGTCGCACGTGAAGCTCGGCCGTGCGTTGCGGGCCGCGCGCCTGATCCGGCCGGGCACGAAGGCCCGGTGGCTCAGCCGGGCGAAGGAGTTCTTCGAGAGCTACGACGTTCTGCTGACCCCGACGCTGGCCACCCTCCCGCCGAAGGCGGAGCGCTGGCACGAGCGGTCGTCCCTGGCGAACGCGGTGCCGGCCGTGCGGCTGGCGGGCTTCGCGGGCCTGTGGAACCTGGCCGGCTACCCAGCGATGTCCGTCCCGGCGTCCCGCCACCCGAACGGGTTGCCCCTGGGGGTCCAGCTGGTGACCACCCCCCAAGGCGAGGCACGTTTGCTGGCGCTGGCCGCCCAGTTGGAGGCGCTCAACCCGTGGCCGCGGCTGCCGCAGGCGGGAGCGAGGTAG
- a CDS encoding MFS transporter: MAESSAGTGGRQRLTSDQRNSFIAAVLGWTMDAFDYFIVVFVYADIAKSFGMQKADVVFITTATLIMRPVGALLFGLWADRVGRRVPLMVDVVFYSIVGFLCAFAPNFTVLLILRLLYGIGMGGEWGLGAALAMEKIPVKRRGFFSGMLQEGYSFGYLLASLASLVVLDWAGLSWRWLFALSIIPALISLIIRARVKESEVWETARQKMRVTRTSMRDILLDPKIIRRFVYLVLLMTAFNWMSHGTQDVYPTFLSAHTSGGAGLSTTTATWIAVIYNIGAIAGGLIFGSLSERFGRRYTIAFCAVLGLPIVPLFALSKTAALLCLGSFLMQVMVQGAWGVIPAHLTEMSPDAIRGFYPGVTYQLGNCLAAFNLPIQETLAEHHGYPFALAVTIIPVLVVVTVLTLVGKEAKGIHFGGDRTISAPAATDG, translated from the coding sequence ATGGCAGAGTCGTCAGCAGGAACCGGTGGGCGCCAGCGCCTCACGTCGGATCAGCGGAACTCGTTCATCGCCGCGGTACTCGGCTGGACCATGGACGCGTTCGACTACTTCATCGTCGTGTTCGTCTACGCCGACATCGCGAAGAGCTTCGGGATGCAGAAGGCCGACGTCGTGTTCATCACGACCGCGACGCTCATCATGCGGCCGGTGGGGGCGTTGCTGTTCGGGCTGTGGGCCGACCGCGTCGGCCGCCGCGTCCCGCTGATGGTGGACGTGGTGTTCTACTCGATCGTCGGGTTCCTGTGCGCGTTCGCGCCGAACTTCACGGTGCTGCTGATCCTGCGGCTGCTGTACGGGATCGGGATGGGCGGCGAATGGGGGCTGGGCGCCGCGCTCGCGATGGAGAAGATTCCGGTGAAACGACGCGGGTTCTTCTCGGGGATGCTGCAGGAAGGCTATTCCTTCGGTTACCTGCTGGCGTCGCTCGCGTCGCTCGTCGTGCTCGACTGGGCCGGGCTGTCCTGGCGGTGGCTGTTCGCGCTGAGCATCATCCCGGCGCTGATCAGCCTGATCATCAGGGCTCGCGTGAAGGAGTCCGAGGTGTGGGAGACCGCGCGGCAGAAGATGCGCGTCACCCGGACCTCCATGCGGGACATCCTGCTCGACCCGAAGATCATCCGCCGGTTCGTCTACCTCGTGCTGCTGATGACAGCGTTCAACTGGATGAGCCACGGCACCCAGGACGTGTACCCGACCTTCCTCTCGGCGCACACCTCCGGCGGCGCGGGCCTGTCGACCACGACCGCGACCTGGATCGCGGTGATCTACAACATCGGCGCGATCGCAGGCGGCCTCATCTTCGGTTCGCTGTCCGAGCGGTTCGGACGCCGCTACACGATCGCGTTCTGCGCGGTGCTCGGGTTGCCGATCGTGCCGCTGTTCGCGTTGTCCAAGACCGCGGCGCTGCTGTGTCTCGGCTCGTTCCTCATGCAGGTCATGGTGCAGGGCGCGTGGGGAGTGATCCCGGCGCACCTGACCGAGATGTCGCCGGACGCGATCCGCGGCTTCTACCCCGGCGTGACCTACCAGCTCGGCAACTGCCTGGCCGCGTTCAACCTGCCGATCCAGGAGACACTGGCCGAGCACCACGGCTACCCGTTCGCCCTCGCGGTGACGATCATCCCGGTGCTCGTCGTGGTCACCGTGCTCACGTTGGTCGGCAAGGAGGCGAAGGGCATCCACTTCGGCGGCGACCGGACCATCTCGGCCCCCGCGGCGACGGATGGCTAG
- a CDS encoding DNA polymerase IV, translating into MPADWILHADLDQFIAAVEVARHPELRGRPVVVGGTGDPTQRAVVATASYEAREFGIQSGMPLRTAAKRCPDAVFLPVDKPAYEEVSERVMATLRTFPVVVEVVGWDEAFVGASTDDPEALAAEIRRAVMAESGMSCSVGIGDNKLRAKIATGFAKPAGVYRLTRDNWSEVMDGRPTEALWGIGRKTAKKLAELGAVTVGQLAASDPKELAARFGPTMGPWYRILALGVGDREVTATPYLPRSRSRETTFQQNLTDPAEISGEVATLARRVADDVIAEGRPAARVAVKIRFAPFVTQTRSMTLEAPTSDAAELERAALAVLGRFEDSRPVRLLGVRAEFEIKDE; encoded by the coding sequence GTGCCCGCGGACTGGATCCTGCACGCCGACCTCGACCAGTTCATCGCGGCCGTCGAGGTGGCGCGGCATCCGGAGCTGCGGGGACGGCCGGTGGTCGTGGGCGGCACCGGCGACCCGACCCAGCGCGCGGTCGTGGCGACGGCCTCCTACGAGGCGCGGGAGTTCGGCATCCAGTCCGGTATGCCGTTGCGCACGGCCGCGAAGCGCTGCCCGGACGCGGTGTTCCTGCCGGTCGACAAGCCCGCGTACGAAGAGGTGTCCGAGCGGGTGATGGCGACGCTGCGGACGTTCCCGGTGGTCGTCGAGGTGGTCGGCTGGGACGAGGCGTTCGTCGGCGCGAGCACGGACGACCCCGAGGCGCTCGCCGCCGAGATCCGGCGCGCCGTCATGGCCGAGTCCGGCATGTCCTGCTCGGTGGGCATCGGCGACAACAAGCTCCGCGCCAAGATCGCGACCGGGTTCGCCAAGCCCGCGGGCGTCTACCGGCTGACTCGGGACAACTGGTCCGAGGTGATGGACGGGCGTCCCACCGAGGCGTTGTGGGGGATCGGGCGCAAGACCGCGAAGAAGCTGGCCGAGCTGGGTGCGGTGACGGTCGGGCAGTTGGCCGCGAGCGACCCGAAGGAGCTGGCCGCGCGGTTCGGGCCGACGATGGGCCCCTGGTACCGGATCCTCGCGCTCGGCGTCGGCGACCGCGAGGTGACCGCGACGCCGTATCTGCCCCGCTCGCGCAGCCGCGAGACGACCTTCCAGCAGAACCTGACCGACCCCGCGGAGATCTCCGGCGAGGTCGCCACGCTGGCTCGCCGCGTCGCCGACGACGTGATCGCTGAGGGACGCCCGGCGGCCCGGGTGGCCGTCAAGATCCGGTTCGCGCCGTTCGTGACCCAGACGCGCAGCATGACGCTGGAGGCACCGACCAGCGACGCGGCCGAGCTGGAGCGGGCGGCACTGGCCGTGCTGGGCCGGTTCGAGGACAGCCGTCCGGTACGGCTGCTGGGCGTGCGCGCGGAGTTCGAGATCAAGGACGAGTGA
- a CDS encoding NAD(P)/FAD-dependent oxidoreductase translates to MVRSDRFVIVGGGPTGHAAADAYRKAGGEAEVFLLSTDTEPPYERPPLSKEFLRGEVGEDALPLEQPGFYREHGIELALDDPVIALDTEKHTVSTASGRTVSYGHCLLATGAEPVRPKLPGAHHPAVLTLRSAASGRELRSAAKNARSAVIAGAGFIGCEAAISLSRLGLQVTLLCPDELPQYRRLGAAGGRKLLHWLKSEGVSVLTGTRLLGVDEGYRVRTELVPMLDTGLVLLATGIQPRFELAERAGIAVSNGRVCADEHMRTSAAGVLAAGDVAFAYNAAAARPLAVEHWDDALRMGEIAGRTAAGVRDEWRTPPGFRSLLGDRGLKFAAWGDGFDDAELVQHDDEAFTIWYRREGAVVGVLTHDADEDYERGSAKLSA, encoded by the coding sequence ATGGTGCGCAGCGACCGGTTTGTGATCGTCGGCGGAGGGCCGACGGGCCATGCCGCCGCCGATGCCTACCGCAAGGCCGGCGGCGAAGCCGAGGTCTTCCTGCTGTCGACGGACACCGAGCCACCGTACGAGCGTCCGCCCCTGTCGAAGGAGTTCCTGCGCGGCGAGGTCGGCGAAGACGCCCTGCCGCTCGAGCAACCGGGCTTCTACCGCGAGCACGGCATCGAGCTGGCGCTCGACGACCCGGTCATCGCACTCGACACCGAAAAGCACACGGTCTCCACGGCGTCCGGCCGCACGGTGTCCTACGGGCATTGCCTGCTCGCGACGGGAGCAGAGCCGGTACGCCCGAAACTGCCCGGCGCCCACCACCCCGCCGTGCTCACCCTCCGGTCCGCGGCGAGCGGCCGCGAGCTGCGGTCCGCGGCGAAGAACGCGCGCAGCGCCGTCATCGCCGGGGCCGGTTTCATCGGCTGTGAAGCGGCGATCTCACTGTCCCGGCTCGGCCTGCAGGTGACGCTGCTCTGCCCGGACGAGCTGCCGCAGTACCGGCGGCTGGGCGCCGCCGGCGGGCGGAAGCTGCTGCACTGGCTCAAATCCGAGGGCGTGAGCGTGCTGACCGGGACGAGGCTGCTCGGCGTCGACGAGGGCTACCGGGTGCGGACGGAACTGGTGCCGATGCTCGACACCGGGCTGGTGCTGCTCGCGACCGGCATCCAGCCCCGGTTCGAGCTGGCCGAACGCGCGGGTATCGCGGTGTCGAACGGACGCGTGTGCGCCGACGAGCACATGCGCACCAGCGCTGCCGGAGTGCTGGCCGCAGGGGATGTCGCGTTCGCGTACAACGCGGCGGCGGCCCGTCCGCTGGCGGTCGAACACTGGGACGACGCGTTGCGGATGGGCGAGATCGCGGGCCGGACTGCCGCCGGTGTCCGGGACGAGTGGCGCACACCGCCCGGGTTCCGGTCCCTCCTCGGCGACCGTGGGCTCAAGTTCGCCGCGTGGGGCGACGGGTTCGACGACGCGGAACTCGTCCAGCACGACGACGAAGCCTTCACGATCTGGTACCGCCGCGAAGGTGCCGTCGTCGGTGTGCTCACCCATGACGCCGACGAGGACTACGAGCGCGGGTCCGCCAAGCTGTCCGCCTGA
- a CDS encoding DUF4234 domain-containing protein, with translation MTQPSSYEPPLVPQSQQAPVWTAGPQMPVVPGRRPVAMGLAMKQRHPVTVWLLWPFLTLGIYSLVWYYKIHKEMAEFDRRRAVPVAGPMLVLLFLSWTFVAPMVSYYNCGTRIRKAQRAAGLPETCSPAGGMLLMLVFGVGVLYYQIELNKIVESYGVPEGRQIPLYV, from the coding sequence ATGACGCAGCCAAGCTCCTACGAGCCGCCCCTTGTTCCCCAGTCGCAGCAGGCTCCGGTATGGACGGCGGGACCCCAGATGCCGGTGGTGCCGGGCCGGCGGCCGGTCGCCATGGGCCTGGCCATGAAGCAGCGGCACCCGGTCACCGTCTGGCTCCTGTGGCCGTTCCTCACGCTCGGCATCTACAGCCTGGTCTGGTACTACAAGATCCACAAAGAGATGGCCGAGTTCGACCGACGCCGTGCCGTTCCTGTGGCCGGGCCCATGTTGGTCCTGCTCTTCCTCAGCTGGACGTTCGTCGCCCCGATGGTGAGCTACTACAACTGCGGGACCCGCATCCGAAAGGCCCAGCGGGCCGCCGGCCTTCCGGAGACCTGCTCACCTGCCGGCGGGATGCTGCTCATGCTGGTCTTCGGCGTCGGCGTGCTGTACTACCAGATCGAGCTCAACAAGATCGTCGAGTCGTACGGCGTTCCCGAAGGGCGGCAGATTCCGCTCTACGTCTGA
- a CDS encoding nitroreductase family protein, translated as MEFQDVLRRRRMVRTYDPDRPVPAELVDRIVQNGLRAPSAGFSQGWGFLVLDQADDIARFRDAVRPPERPENWFAANVQAPLLIVAHSDKDAYLDRYAQPDKGFTDRSDEWWPAPYWDIDAGFAALLMLLTAVDAGLGACFFGMPKSRIGAYREAFGVPGEFLPIGIVSIGYSDEPPRDLRDRRRPTAEVVHRGRWS; from the coding sequence ATGGAATTCCAGGATGTGCTGCGCCGCAGGCGAATGGTCCGGACCTACGATCCCGATCGGCCCGTGCCGGCGGAGCTGGTCGACCGGATCGTGCAGAACGGGTTGCGCGCGCCGTCGGCCGGATTTTCGCAGGGCTGGGGGTTCCTGGTGCTCGACCAGGCCGACGACATCGCCCGGTTCCGGGACGCGGTGCGGCCGCCGGAACGGCCCGAGAACTGGTTCGCCGCGAACGTCCAAGCGCCGCTGCTGATCGTCGCGCATTCCGACAAGGACGCCTACCTCGACCGCTATGCCCAGCCGGACAAGGGTTTCACGGATCGCTCGGACGAGTGGTGGCCCGCGCCGTACTGGGACATCGATGCGGGTTTCGCGGCCCTGTTGATGTTGCTGACGGCGGTGGACGCCGGGCTCGGCGCCTGTTTCTTCGGGATGCCCAAGAGCCGGATCGGCGCGTACCGGGAAGCTTTCGGCGTGCCCGGCGAGTTCCTGCCGATCGGCATCGTCTCCATCGGCTACAGCGACGAGCCCCCGCGCGACCTGCGCGACCGCCGCAGGCCGACGGCCGAGGTGGTTCACCGGGGGCGCTGGAGCTAG
- the thrS gene encoding threonine--tRNA ligase has product MHDHRRLGRELGLFGTDPLIGAGLPYWLPEGAAVRHTLEEYVRGLEQRAGYQHVYSPVLGKRELYELSGHWSHYSEDMFPPMEVGGEQVVLRPSLCPHHALIYRSRAHSYRELPLRIAELGGMYRSELSGVLGGLSRVRAIHLNDAHIFCAPEQAVDEARAALELIRAAYADLGIRSARYRLSLPGADGKYVADPRMWARAGDMLSDVLAGVPYESAEGEAAFYGPKIDVQITDSAGRESTLSTVQIDFYQPERFDLHYIGPDGGKHRPVMVHRSIIGSIERAVAHLIEEHGGAFPAWLAPVQVVIMPVSEAEVPEAQRFLRRCAGLRAELAGPERGSLAARVRASRLVPFQAVIGSREAAEDSVALRLRDGERLDPLPSAEVLARLLEAGKPR; this is encoded by the coding sequence ATGCACGACCACCGCAGGCTCGGCCGCGAACTCGGCCTGTTCGGCACCGACCCGCTGATCGGCGCGGGCCTGCCGTACTGGCTGCCCGAGGGCGCGGCCGTGCGGCACACCCTGGAGGAGTACGTCCGCGGTCTCGAACAGCGCGCGGGCTACCAGCACGTGTACTCGCCGGTGCTGGGCAAACGTGAGCTGTACGAGCTGTCCGGACACTGGTCGCACTACAGCGAGGACATGTTCCCGCCCATGGAGGTCGGCGGCGAGCAGGTGGTTCTGCGGCCGAGCCTGTGCCCGCACCACGCGTTGATCTACCGCTCCCGCGCCCACAGCTACCGCGAGCTGCCCCTGCGGATCGCGGAGCTGGGCGGGATGTACCGGTCCGAGCTGTCCGGGGTGCTGGGCGGCCTGAGCCGGGTGCGCGCGATCCACCTCAACGACGCGCACATCTTCTGCGCCCCGGAACAGGCGGTGGACGAGGCGCGCGCGGCGCTCGAACTGATCCGCGCGGCGTACGCGGATCTGGGCATCCGCTCGGCCCGGTACCGGCTGTCCCTGCCCGGCGCGGACGGCAAGTATGTGGCGGATCCGCGGATGTGGGCTCGCGCGGGCGACATGCTGTCGGACGTCCTCGCGGGTGTGCCTTACGAGTCGGCGGAAGGCGAAGCGGCGTTCTACGGCCCGAAGATCGACGTACAGATCACCGACAGTGCGGGTCGCGAGTCGACCCTGTCGACCGTGCAGATCGACTTCTACCAGCCGGAGAGGTTCGACCTGCACTACATCGGCCCGGACGGCGGCAAGCACCGCCCGGTCATGGTGCACCGCAGCATCATCGGCAGCATCGAGCGGGCGGTCGCGCATCTGATCGAGGAACACGGCGGTGCGTTTCCGGCGTGGCTCGCACCGGTCCAGGTCGTGATCATGCCGGTGTCCGAAGCCGAAGTGCCCGAGGCGCAGCGGTTCCTGCGGCGGTGCGCCGGCCTGCGTGCGGAACTGGCGGGCCCTGAGCGAGGCAGCCTGGCCGCTCGCGTGCGGGCGTCGCGGCTCGTACCGTTCCAGGCGGTGATCGGCTCGCGGGAGGCCGCGGAAGACTCGGTCGCGCTGCGCCTGCGCGACGGCGAACGGCTGGATCCGTTGCCCTCAGCGGAAGTTCTCGCGCGGCTGCTGGAGGCGGGGAAGCCCCGGTGA